The sequence below is a genomic window from Cygnus atratus isolate AKBS03 ecotype Queensland, Australia chromosome 4, CAtr_DNAZoo_HiC_assembly, whole genome shotgun sequence.
TTGTATCTGTAAGTATACTTTTTTGTATGTAAAGGTGACTAGCAGCTGCTTTAGTGGCTATGAGGAGGTGGGACTCCCCTGGAAGGGAGGCGTCTGTTGTTTGGGGGGGGTGTGAAAGCAGGACTCTCTcttgtttccatttccatttctctgttGGCCAAGGTTCTTCCCTGGGGACAATGTGTCTGCGTGTGCTGGACATCTGTTTCTCAGCCTTGAGAATATAATACGTTCTGcatctttttctggaaaagattgtgaaaaagaaagctgtaaatTCCCAGACTAGGCTTAGGGTTTTGGTATACTGATTTGGTTTTATGTACTCAGCTAAGAGTATAGAAGCCCATTCACTCTTGAGCAAGGAAGCCACCCCCCCCTCAcacaacattttgaaaaggagaaatcaTTGCTTTGGAGATTTTTCCTTCGTCCTTCTTTTACTTACATAAGGTCACACTCCCCCACTCCTTCAGTGGGGTTACAAACAGCCATAAATGCTGGTAGCATTAGAGCTGTCCTGAGTGGCTTTGTTAAAACAATAATGTACTCTGTGACTGACTTTTGTTGTCTCTTTGTGTTTCGGAGGGGACACAAAGAGGTGATGGTAGTCTCTGTTTGGAGTGCCAGTACTGTTTGTTTGCCCTGGCTGGCTAGAGGATGCAAAAGTGGGCTTTAAGATTTACGTGAATGTTGTATCAAGAGAAGCCAATTGAGTGGCTGCAATAATAGAGGGTCTTTGAATATCTAGCTCTTAGAGAacttaaattcagattttaaatttaatttctcataTTGTCACTGAAGTTTGGTCTTGCTGCAAAGACAAAAGTCAGAGCTTCTGAGCATTCACAGTCCCTGTGCTGTTCAGTAGCATCCTAGACACGCGGTGTCTTAACATTTACAATTTCCGTTACTTACCATGCTTCATGTTTTGACTTGCTTCTGATTCTTTAGTTGAAGGCCTGAATGAAAGAGGAATAAAGTCACACTTCTTGAATAGTATAAACTGAGAACTGCAATGTACAGGaggctttttttaaaaggggtTTCAGGTGCTCCTAAAGCTTTGTTCTGCTCCTGCAATAACTAAATCTGTATCAAAGTGCGTGGGGTTGATTGTAGTTAGGAGTGTCTTTGATTCAAGTTCTGCCTGATAAAACTTCAATCACAAAGTAGCTTTCTTTACAAGATTCACTGGTGAAGAAACCAAAATTTGCTGGTTATGAGGCTTAGCCCATCTCTAATCCTGGCAGCATCACTGCAGATTTTACCTGTtattcatttccctttctggACCTCTCCAAGGAGGGGGGTGAGGCTTTAGCAGACAGTGGATATTCGTGTTCTCTGCTGCGCCTTCCTTCATGGCGTGGGGCTGATTATTCAGCACGTCTTTGTCAGCCAGTTCTGAGTAAATCAGGTTGGACATTAAgtctttctctgaaatttgaaagtagcagaaattttatttacGTTTCCACCTGCTGATCTGGATGTTTAGAGatgatgttttgtttgctttctgccttcccccagcccGCAGCAGCCACGGGGAGAACATTTTCCCACCCTGCACTAAATCTGAGCATGCTGAGGTCTGACTGACAGATTTCTGTTCAGAACAGCCCCGCCTGGGCCGAGCACACCTCACTGGGACCTAGTCCTTCCAGCTCAGCAGTCCCGCTCAGTTTAGCTCGGAGGATGTCAGGGGTTTACACAAATATAAAAGAGAACTTTCCTTTCAAACATGGATGCATGTGCATAAGTTTGTTACCTTTTAGGCTTGCCCTCAAGAGCCATTTCTGGATCTCTGTAAGCGAATCTGTCTGTAAAACTTTGCTCAGTTTTTCCAGCACCTGGAAGATGTATGGGATAGCTACCATGAGAGAGAAGAAGCTGAATGACAACAtagtttttatgtattttagttTATCTCTATCTGTGTGAGTGTGCAGAGTTTTACAGCTGCCTAGCAGAGTAATTgctaaatacaaaattaagcAAACGGAATCCACACTTTGAGAAAATAAGTTCATCAAATAACATCTCATGCTGTCctcaagagaaataaaaatgtataacaTCACAGGGGGCCATGTACCGCAGCACTCATGTCTTACCTTTATTTCCCGATCCAGGTAGCTTGGGATGAAATTCACGTTCTCCTGAACGTGAGGACTGTGAGTCAAGTTGGCAAACGGAGAGGAAGGCTGGGTGAGAGACTTGTGggctccctgcacagctgcaggtTGTGCAGAGGTTTGGCATCgctttttcaaaagcttttccaaaatagaaaaaaacacataaagaaAGGGCATGACTCCATTTAAGCAGGAATTAAAGGCAATCTGAAATATGTCTAACACTGGTCCCCAACAAGGGTATACAGTAAACACATGTAAAGCTGTTATTTGACTGAATATGGCCAGAAATAGGAAATACATAGGTTGATGGCTACAGCTTTTAACACTGTCACCAGGAATAATAACAGATATGCATAGCATAATATGTAACGTtggatttttccctttattgctgaagaaaatgtgtaGAACTGTACAtcatgctttgctttgaaatgtctttcGGAatagctatgttttttttttttttttggaaagatcTGGATTTTGGTATAAGAATGAAAGTGATGCTGGTTAACAGTTAATGGAAATTAGATCAGTAAGGAATTAAATCTGGACTTCTAcgttctgtttgcttttccatcaTGAATTTGTAGTGTGCTCCTGAGCAACTCTTCATTTCTGCGTGTGCAAGTTTAAGCAGTCTATTAAAAGCCTTGGAATCAATATGTTTGACAGAAGGTTTTGTTTGTAAGCTCAGAGGGGAAATgcagagacaaagcaaaatGCACCCAACAGAGTTCTTAACAACAGTTGTTTACTGTGTGGTGCTGTATGGCAGTATCTGGCCATTGTATTACTATTTTGCAGCCAAAACACAGTAAATAGTTTGAAGAACTGTGATCTAAATGTATAGGTGAACAGTAAAAGTAATGCACGTTTTTTACTATCTTCAGATTGGGGACAAAAGAGCaatattaatacaaaaaaataaaagaaaatagaaaaatacataaaatagaaaataaaattaaaaaaaaaaaaggaagaaaaattattccttATTTTTAGCATCTTTACTGCAAAACATCTCAGTAGTGCCCTCTGGTGTTCAGTACCTATACAGCACCTATACCTATacaatgaaatgcatttcatttttaagcaatCCTCCTCGTGATGTGTTGTTTATAATAGAATAGTAACTTAGCACTCAGTTATTGTACAGTCGCTATAGAGGAGATGAGAAAGTGCCTGCAACTTGAGACTAAAGAGCCACTACATGGAGAATCTTTTACTGGAATTTATGAACACAGCTGCAAAGCGGGATCTAAACCCCAGcatgctgcttctgcaaaaaCAGCATCAGCAAAAGTAAAGCTGTTGGCAGTAAATAATCTAAAGATCCTTTGTGTTGAGAAGGCAGGCTTTTTCCTGTACTTGCTTGTTTTATAACAtgaccattttttccccagcagtcCAAGACAAAGTGGGTTTTATTGCAATCTTCATTGCATTTGACCACTTTTCTTAGTAGCAAAGTATAGTTACAGGGCAGAAAGTGATGGAGGTATAGCTTAGTCATCACCCTACTTAATACCATACCCCTTCCAAGCTCTCCTCATATCCCTTTTCTGGATCTGTGTTGTCTTCCTTAGTGCTCTTGAGACAGTCAGTTTGGGTTACAGTGGTCAGAAGTGAGAAAGAGAGCGCGTAAATGAAAAActactgtgttttttcccttacCTTTTCAGGTGAAGTAGGGTTGCTTTGAGTCCTTTTAGGAACATCTgcaagtccttctctgttttctggaaatCAACAAGCAGAGTGTTTTATCAAGTTGAAAAATAACAAGCATAAGGTACACGTTACGTTGTatccggggcggggggcgggggggggggacatttttaattacaaaaatgtgCTAGCCGTATTTTAGAAgcctgtatttcctttttttgtttgcttttactaCCTCACACGGTATATTAATGCAATTATTAGCCTAACAAGAGAAAATCCTGGAAACTGCATGTCACAGGTGCATGCTTATGGTGCTGTGTAACAACCACTGCAGAACGTTGCTCACAGATGTAATTGCTGATAACTGTGAAATTGTTAGATGTCTAATGAGCATGGGATCTTTAAAACCTATAAAGAGACAAGTGGAGTCAGCAAGGAGAAATCTTTTAAGATGTGGTGGTTaacagagagaagggaagaaatactTGCCTTTTTAATGGACATTTTTTAGGCTAATGGACTAATTGCCCTACGTTCCCTTTACCTGGACCCGAGCTGTTATGACACAGTGCCCTGGCTGAGACCTGGTTCCACCTTTAGCATTTCATGTTCCCCTTCTGCTGCCGTGTAATGCAGCAGCGTGGTGCCCCTACTCACGTGTCACAAACTGTGAAGAGCCTGGCGCCCTTTGCATGAGAGCCTCGAGCCTTGGAAGGTAGCTGCTGGCAAGCGAGCTCCCCGCAGCGTTCCCACTTAGCACACGCTCTTGATTGGCTTCTTGCTTGGGGATGGCTGTTACGTCAGCATGTGCTTGTTCTtgtaaaaagctgtttcttacaATACAGACTGGAACATTATTTAAGCCtgtccaaaaaataataataataaaaataaatataataatataggGCTTGGGGAATGACTTAAAGGGAATTTCAGAAATCTGGAAAGCCTGGCAGGAAAAATTGCTACTCAGCTGCAAGAAAATTTGCAAATACAGTATGACTTCGTTACTGCGTTAGGTCCATGATTGGCCCCTCACAATCTGCTGCTAGACCAGAAGCATGATAGGAACAGAGCTGGtagcacatggaaaaaaaaaaaaaaaaaaaaggatactttCTGCCATCTGAGAATGAGCCTGTAGCCAGCATTACAGAGACAGAAACAGCCGAGTTTGCTGTGTACTTTTTCATGTGTCAAGCGAGATTGCccttatatttttctcatttaaaacaaattttgaaaacaacCATTAGTTTTATCATTGGTCCAACTGAATTTAGCatggagaaaaagcagttcTATTAAGTAGCTGATGATGATTTTCAGAACCTCAGTTCTATTGAGTATTTGACATAAGACcaagctgaagcagaaaataattacagctAAACATTACTCTGCTGAGACTACAAAGTTATCCACCAAATTAAAGTTCATTTGGCTGAGCAGTATAAGAGTTTGGTCTTTGCTGACTGTTGTCAGCTTGTCTTTTTTGCCAGGTTCTAggacaagagagagagagagaaatacattctatatttctgtatattttatattcttatttATCTAGATTtctatatatacatgtacagaGGGAGACACAAAATTTTAGACATTATAAGCTGGGTGGTCAATGTGAAAGAAGTCTTGTTTTGTTCCTTCAAAGGTATCCATTCTGAATTGAAGGCTGAAAGTAATTCAGCCTTTTCAGAGCTAGTTTGGTTTAGATCACCCTTCATACCTTATTACAAAAGTTATATCACAGACTCATCGACTAGCAATACAAATCCTGTAGCAATATCTGCTCATCCTAATAGTTCTCGAGGAACTCAGTAGAGATTGTTTCCCCATCATGAGCTTTATTTACCTTCTACAATGTAAATCTGGCCATGCATCAACAATCTTATTTCAGCCACTGACAGAAAGATGCCTTTGTACAAACGTACAGGTGCAGCTTTAGAAACAGAAGCTCATCCCTAGAAgtgttatttcttttgctgatgCAAACGGTACACTGATTTTGACTGTATTCCTTTCAGGTGTAGGAATAGTAATCATTGTTAGCATGCAATAAAGCAGCACAGTGTTTTTAGAGCACCAGATTAGTATGAAATTCTACATTGCATAATATGTTGCCCCTGGAAAGGTATCACAATTATATGGTGAGAGtgaaatagattaaaaaaaaataaaaatgaaaatgtctctgTAAGCAGAGTCTCTGGCACTTGGCATACACTTATatatagaaggaaaaagaaagaaattattttagctGAAACGAAATCTCAGACAGTTGTCTTAGTGAAATAGTTACTGGTACATTGTAAAGATTTTAGCATTGCTAACCTTTACATTGCCAGCCTGAGATTGTTCGCTGCTGAAAAATGGGTAAAGATGCTTAGTGGAATGAAATGAAGGTAATGACTTTGCGTGTGCATAGTGGAGAGTGTTCAGGGTAGGTTGTCAGCAACAAATTTATACTGAAAAGGGTTTGAAGagaatttttcagcatttactTCTGAGTAAGCTTCACTCAGAACGAAGCTTAGTGCTTCGCTCTCTCCAACGAATGCCATGCTATCACGCAGGGACACTGCATGTGCATATTGCCCCCTTGAGGTCTCAGTATTTTGGCCATGATTGATCACGGTTCTGAAAGTGGTATCTGTTACTGAGTTGTGCATGCTGGTGAAATGCTTCTTTTAGATACAGGAAACGGGAGCATAGGGtgttttttgaataaaaatgcattacacTCGCATTTCTCTATGTGCTTGCCAGGGCAGGCATGCAGACTATCCATGTGGTCCCGAACAACTCTCACCTGGGATGTGGCAGACCATCCGAGGGTGGGGGATGTTCCTGGAGAAGTAGTACTTTCCCCCCGCGCAGCTGGAGTCCGAGTAATGGCGGTGGTTCCATGGCACGTTGTGGTTGAACTCGGGTTCACACCCCAACCTGAGGTTGGTATTCATCGTGTGACCGTCCTTGTTCTCCTGCAGAGTGTCTtcctgcagggcaggctggctcttctgctctccagctgaGGCCAAATGCTGGAGGTGAAGTAAAGAATAGGAATTGACATTGACTTCTCCGCTACTTTTCtgtctatttctatttttcttttaagcactTTATCTCTTATTTTTACCTCTTCCATAAGCATTTTGGAGAAGCTGTAAGCACAGGGCGGTGGAAGCAAGCTGCCCACTGCTCCGTACCTAGGCAGTTACCTCAGCCAAGTAACAGTTACATCAGCTCAACCACTGCTTGTGGTCCCTTTAGAGCTGCCtttatttccttgctgtttCTGCTCAGGATCTCAGCTGCCCAATGCCATGTGTATTCTGAGATGTCTTTTTGTAGAAACAGATACATGGGAGTAGAGGGATAAGATTGCTTTCTGATTGTGGAGAGAAGTGCAGGGACAAGTAGTGACAGCAAAGGAAATGTCTGGGCCTTTTGGATTTCCGTCTTTACTAAAGGTTGTGCATTCAGAGA
It includes:
- the C4H4orf17 gene encoding uncharacterized protein C4orf17 homolog, which encodes MNTNLRLGCEPEFNHNVPWNHRHYSDSSCAGGKYYFSRNIPHPRMVCHIPGLNNVPVCIVRNSFLQEQAHADVTAIPKQEANQERVLSGNAAGSSLASSYLPRLEALMQRAPGSSQFVTQNREGLADVPKRTQSNPTSPEKLLKKRCQTSAQPAAVQGAHKSLTQPSSPFANLTHSPHVQENVNFIPSYLDREIKVLEKLSKVLQTDSLTEIQKWLLRASLKEKDLMSNLIYSELADKDVLNNQPHAMKEGAAENTNIHCLLKPHPPPWRGPEREMNNRPSTKESEASQNMKHGK